In Zingiber officinale cultivar Zhangliang chromosome 11B, Zo_v1.1, whole genome shotgun sequence, a single window of DNA contains:
- the LOC122035060 gene encoding non-specific lipid transfer protein GPI-anchored 1-like isoform X1, whose protein sequence is MLLFAKFLFSKRTANTSILQYQHQKTRKKKVDNRQEKSPAADTSLQHQCTDATSSLTPCMDYGSGSSDRPNSDCCDTVRNIRGTNPVCLCYAVQQTHNCSSPWSALGLKVERLLMLPGACNLDNSNASNCNGTTVFLLLLVKRNILRKKELKRIRNGELKLCRFFLR, encoded by the exons ATGCTGCTCTTCGCCAAATTTCTCTTCAGCAAGAGGACTGCCAATACCAGTATACTTCAGTATCAACATCAG aagaccagGAAGAAAAAAGTTGACAACAGACAAGAGAAGTCACCAGCAGCCGATACTTCGCTGCAGCATCAGTGCACGGATGCCACCAGCAGCCTGACCCCCTGCATGGACTATGGCAGCGGCAGCAGCGACCGACCCAACAGCGACTGCTGCGACACCGTGAGGAACATCCGGGGCACAAACCCCGTCTGCCTCTGCTACGCCGTACAGCAGACGCACAACTGCTCCTCCCCCTGGAGCGCCTTAGGGCTCAAGGTCGAACGCCTGCTCATGCTGCCCGGTGCTTGCAACCTCGACAACTCCAACGCTAGCAATTGTAACG GAACTACTGTGTTTCTTCTTCTGCTAGTGAAGAGAAACATCTTGAGGAAGAAAGAGCTGAAAAGGATAAGAAACGGAGAGTTGAAGCTTTGTCGGTTTTTTCTGAGATGA
- the LOC122035060 gene encoding non-specific lipid transfer protein GPI-anchored 1-like isoform X2 — MLLFAKFLFSKRTANTSILQYQHQTRKKKVDNRQEKSPAADTSLQHQCTDATSSLTPCMDYGSGSSDRPNSDCCDTVRNIRGTNPVCLCYAVQQTHNCSSPWSALGLKVERLLMLPGACNLDNSNASNCNGTTVFLLLLVKRNILRKKELKRIRNGELKLCRFFLR; from the exons ATGCTGCTCTTCGCCAAATTTCTCTTCAGCAAGAGGACTGCCAATACCAGTATACTTCAGTATCAACATCAG accagGAAGAAAAAAGTTGACAACAGACAAGAGAAGTCACCAGCAGCCGATACTTCGCTGCAGCATCAGTGCACGGATGCCACCAGCAGCCTGACCCCCTGCATGGACTATGGCAGCGGCAGCAGCGACCGACCCAACAGCGACTGCTGCGACACCGTGAGGAACATCCGGGGCACAAACCCCGTCTGCCTCTGCTACGCCGTACAGCAGACGCACAACTGCTCCTCCCCCTGGAGCGCCTTAGGGCTCAAGGTCGAACGCCTGCTCATGCTGCCCGGTGCTTGCAACCTCGACAACTCCAACGCTAGCAATTGTAACG GAACTACTGTGTTTCTTCTTCTGCTAGTGAAGAGAAACATCTTGAGGAAGAAAGAGCTGAAAAGGATAAGAAACGGAGAGTTGAAGCTTTGTCGGTTTTTTCTGAGATGA
- the LOC122035061 gene encoding homeobox-leucine zipper protein HOX27-like, translated as MRLGEKEDAMEEEEEEEEEERGSAAAPLQLKLLPLLPHSAQPSFSQLRFPWASEAGNVELSMRGFDVNWAPSAGEAEEVAAAASSSPNSTVSSFQMEFSAGGGEGGALPVERACSRAMGTLST; from the exons ATGAGATTAGGGGAAAAAGAGGACgcaatggaggaggaggaggaagaggaggaggaggagaggggttcCGCTGCGGCGCCGCTGCAGCTTAAGCTCCTTCCTCTCTTGCCTCATTCCGCGCAGCCTTCGTTTTCCCAGCTGCGGTTCCCATGGGCGTCCGAGGCCG GGAACGTGGAACTGTCGATGCGAGGCTTCGATGTGAACTGGGCGCCGTCTGCCGGGGAAGCCGAggaggtggcggcggcggcgtcgTCGTCGCCCAACAGCACTGTCTCTTCCTTCCAGATGGAGTTTTCCGCCGGGGGAGGCGAGGGCGGAGCGCTGCCGGTGGAAAGGGCCTGTTCGAGAGCG ATGGGGACGTTGTCGACTTAG